CAGTGAGGACAATAATTGACAATTTTTTCATCACGATAGATAAGGCCGTCGCGATAGAGCTTTTTGAAGACAGACAGGACATTGTTTACAATCGAGGGCTCCATACTGTAGTGATATCGGGTCCAATCCATGGAGAAACCCAGTTTTTTCATCTGGAAGACGTTTTGTTGCCGATTTTTTTCGACGAAATCCCAAATCAGCTGATATAGGGTCTGTCTGTCAAAATCAAAACGACTTTTGCCTTCCTTGGATAATTTTTTTTCGAAAACAAATTGGGTTTCGATGCCGGCATGATCGCCGCCGGGCAGCCATAAGGTGGGATCGCCCAACATGCGGTGATAGCGGACTAAAATATCTTCGATGGTAAATACGGCATGCCCCATGTGCATGGGATCGTTGGCGTTTGGGAGGGGCAAAATGATGGTGTAGGGTGGGTGGGATTTGCGAGCCTTTTGAGGATTTTTGGGGACAATCGGGGTGAAGGCGCCTGATTTTTCCCACAGGGAATAGATGTCCTGCTCGTTACTTGGGTCATATGCCTTGTCCATGGGATGATTTTAACATCTAAATCCCTCTAAATCTCCCCCTGCCTGCCGGCAGGCAGGCCTGCCCCCTCTTTGAAGAAAGAGGGGGAAATCAAACCCACCCATTATCTCCATCCCTTGACTCTCCGAAAGCTTCGCATTCTGGCGGGTGAACAAGGGGGGGATTTATATAAGTTATAATTGACCATGAAACAAGGTGATATTTATAAACTTCATAAAAAATATTCCCACGGAAAATATAAAAAGGAGATATTGGAAATTGTTTGGACACATAGCCTAATCGTTAAAGATATTTCATTGCAAATTGTTAACCATCTTGAAGAAAAATACGGAATTAAGACAGACAAGAAAATTGTTGAATTCGGAGCATTAATTCACGATATCGGTTTTTATGACTGCTTTGATGATAATTACAAAAAGACATGCAAATATCTGCTTCATGGGAAGATGGGCTACGATATTTTGACTAAAGAAGGGGTGTCGCAAAAAAAAGCGAGATTTGCCTTGACACATACCGGAGTGGGGATAAGCAATGAACAAATAGAAAAGGAAAATCTTGATTTACCAAAAAATAATTATGTGCCAATCAGTTTAGAAGAAGAGATTGTCTGTTATGCCGATAATTTTCATTCAAAAGGTCATCCAAGATTTAATGATTTTGAAGGAACGTTGGAAGAATTAAATAAAATTAACCCGAATTACGGGGTAATTTTGAAAAGATATAGAGAAAAATTTGGAATCCCTGACCTAAAACAACTTAAAGAAAAATACAGAGAATGGCACCGTGATATCAATGAATGGGTCGAAGGCCTAAAATGATAAAATAGCGAGAATGGAAATAATCAAAATTAACGACAGTTACGAAGAAATTATTAAAAGGACGGCTGAAACGATAAGGGGCGGCGGACTGGTGATATTCCCATCGGATACGGTATATATTTTGGCGATGGATCCGACAAATGTTGATGCGACAAAGAAACTTTTGGCGTTTAAAAACCGCTGGGTGGGAAAGGCAATTTCGGTGGCAGTGGCGGATACTAAAATGGCCAAAGATTATGTAGAACTATCGGAAAACGCTGAAAATATATATGCTAACTTGCTACCCGGACCATTTACGGTAGTAAGCAAGGGAAAACATAAAATGGCGAGCGGGATTGAGGCGGAAAACGGGACTTTGGGGATAAGAATCCCCGATAACAAATATATTCACGATTTGGTGACAGCCATTGGGAAACCGGTAACGGCGACATCGGCTAATCTGTCGGGGCGGACACCGCATTATTCTATCGAGAGCTTTTTGAAAACATTGTCGCAGAAAAAGAGGGACATGATTGATTTGATCGTTGATGCGGGGAAACTGCGGTTTAATAAGCCGTCGACAGTTATTGATGCCACTGAGCCGGAAATCAAAATTTTGAGGCGAGGCGACCTGATTACTGCTAATTCTAAAACTTTGATATCCAAATCGGAAAAGGAAACGGGGAAGATTGCGGAGTTTATATTGAATAAATCCCTAAATCAAAATCTACCCCTATCCCCTCCTTTGACGAAAGGAGGGGCACTGCCATTAGTATTTGGACTGAGTGGAGATTTGGGATGCGGAAAGACAGTGTTTTCGAGGAGTGTGGGGAAAATATTGGGGGTTAAAGAAAAAATCACTAGCCCGACATTTGTGATTATGAATGAGTATGATATCAGTCTGAAAGTCCAAAAGTCTGAAAGTCTGAAAGTTGGACAGCCGGTTAGTCTGAAAGTCCAAAAGTCTGAAAGTCTGAAAGCCGGGAAGTTTTTACATTTTGATTTGTATAGAATCGGAGGCCAGTTTGAATTGGAAGAAATAAAATTTTGGGAACAGTTCAAACCGGGAACCGTGGCTTGTATTGAGTGGCCGGAAAATATGGGAAAGGAAAATTTTGAGAAATTGAAAAAGATGACGAATTATAAGGCAATAAACTTTGAATATGTGAACGAGAGAACAAGAAAGATAAGTTATGAGATGTAAACCAAATCCCTCTTTAATTCTCCCTTTGACAAGGGAGAACACTACTCTTGTGCGTAAGAACGACTGAATGTAAGAGACGAATTTTCCGCTTGGGCAATCCAAATTGATAAGGGAGATATAAAGTTTTTTGCGAATAGCAGGTTTACCAACCGCGGGAGGAGCCGCCGCCGCCGGAACGACCACCGCCAAAGCCGCCAAAACCACCTCCCCCGCCGGAACGGAAACCACCGCCTTTGAACCCCCCCATAGTCGTCCAGAAATTGGTGGGTTTACCGGATGATTTGAGATTTTTAAAGTTTTTGGAGAGAAGATAATCAAGAAGTAATCCCAACAAACCGAAGCCGACACCGGCCAAAAGACCGGCGACTAGAAAGCCAATAACAGCTCCGGCGATACCGCCGGTAAAAATCTCTTTGGAGCGGCCAAGATAGGCAATAAAATAAATAGGAAGCCCGGTAAAAATGAGAAAAAGGATAATGCCCAGAATGTTGCCGGAGGAGGGTTTCTCGGGTGAATCGGGGGGAATTTGAGTGGGATCTGATAGATAGGCTTCGAGACGATTTACTGTGTTTTGAACACCTAGTTCGTAATTTCCTTTTTTAAACTCGGGGATAAACTCGGTGTCGAGAATATTGCCGGCCCGACCATCGGTGATTATCGGCTCCAGACCATAACCGACTTCGATTCTGACTTGGCGCTGCCCGGGAGCGATTAAAAGAAGAAGGCCGTTATCCTGGCCTTTTTTGCCAATCCCCCATTTTTGAAAAAGATCCAGGGCGTATTCTTCGACGGACAAATCATCCATGGAAACAACGGTGGCAACGGCAATTTCGTTTTTGGTTTTGGACTCGAAATCGGCCAGGTTTTGATTTAGGATGGCTTCAAATTCGGGGCTTAAAATTTCGGCATAGTCGTTTACATACCCCCGATATTCGGGGAGGACGACTTTGGCGAAAACCGAATGAACTCCTAGAAAAAGGAAAACAAAAACTAACGTCAGCAAAACCTTTGGCTTCATTTATTAGTTGGTGATGTCCAATTTGACCGAAGGGGCAGTATCGGCACCATCCTGGGCTTGGAAAAATTGTCGTTGTTTGAAACCAAAAAGATTGGCAAGGAGGCTACCGGGGAAACGAATCACCTTGAGATTGTACTCGGAGACGGTTTCGTTGAACCTTTTTCGTTCGACGGCTATCCGGTTTTCGGTACCGGCAAGCTCATCCATGAGCCTGACTACCGTAGTGTCGGATTTTAACTCCGGGTAGTTTTCCATAATTACCAAAAGACGACCAAGAGAGCTTTCGACACCGGTGGCGGCGGCAGATTTTTCATCCACTGTTGTGGCGCCGGCATAGCGGGAACGGGCATCGGCAATATCTTTGAAGATGGTTTGTTCCTGCTTGAGAACACCTTTGACGGATTCTACTAAATTGGGGATAAGATCGAAGCGGCGCTGATACTGGGTTTCGACCTGGGCCCACTGGACGTCGACACTTTGATTGCCGGTGACGAGACCATTGTAGGCGGAAATTGCCCATAAAAATAAAAACACGGCGATGACACCGAGGACTAATAGACCTTTTTTCATATGTTTATAAAAATTTGAAACTTGTAATTAGTTTTTCGCATTCTGATTTGAGGGCGGCATCCGAGTTGTGAATACACTGGATGGTGTAGAACTTATCTTTGTATTTTACATCAACTAGAGTTTGGGCGGAAATGTCGTAGCGGAAAGCAGGTTGGCCAGAGAGAAGGTAACTTCGGGTGTTGTCCAAAACCGGCCGGCCGGGATTTTCCCAGGACCAATCACTACCGACATGGACGGCGATATTGCCACCAATACGATAGAAAGCAATTCTGTGGCCGGTAGGTTCGGCAATTTTGTATACTTTTCTATCTGACATATAGGAAAGGGTGAACCCATCTTCGGTGCCATCATAGGTCTGAAAAGCGGGGGTGGGCCCGGGGGTTAGGGTGGGAGCCGGGGAATCTTCCGGCGAAGGAAGTGGCGAAGAGGTGGCGGGGAATTCGGAGGGAGTTTCTGAGACAGAGGGAACAAATTCGGGAGACGGGGTGGCGGATTGCGGGTTTTCCTCGAAAACGAGGGGAGGTTCGGGCGGAGTAACAATATTATCCTGCGTTGATTTTATTTTGAAAAACAAAAAAATACCGATGAGGGAGAGGATGACAAAAACAGCAGAAAGGGAGAGATATCTTTTGTTGGATTGAAGCTGATCAAGATTAGCACGACTGGTATCCATCAGTTAATGATACAGAGTCAGGGAAACATTGGCAAGAGAAACTAGCCTAACGGTATCTTTATTTTCTACCCTTTTACCGGCCATACCCCTGGCCCCTTTGGCTGACTATTTTGTGCCTCAGCCTGATTAGCTACCGGAAGACCGAGTGGTAACAAGCCGGCCCTTGTATCTTCTAGATTAACCGAGTCTGCCCCTTTGACTACCGGTTGCCCGAAAATACTTATAAATACTGTTCCGTCCGGAGAATTATCAAATTCATCGCGGGTAATTAGTAAAATATCAGCTTGGTTTTGTGGATCCCCTTCTTTCAATGTCATAGATAATAATAAAAATAATTATTGTTCTGATTATAATGTATGTTATAGGTCTTTGTCAAGAGTATTACCGGCAATGGACGTTTACTACCTTGTGTGTTTTTCGATTGGATTTCGCGGGAAGAGACAAGGCCAGGGCGGTATAATAGGCGGATGATTGTACTGGCAATAGAAACAAGTTGTGACGATACGTGTGCGGCGGTGCTAGAAAATGACCGGATATTGTCGAACGTGGTTTCGTCACAAATTAACCTACATGCCCAGTGGGGCGGAGTGGTGCCAGATATTGCCAAAAGGGCGCATATGGAAAGAATTATGCCGGTGGTGATGACAGCTTTAAAAAGGGCAAAATCCCTCTCGGCTTCGCCGCTTCTCCCTTTGACAAGGGAGATGGAAAAATTGATGAATGAAATTGATGTGATTGCGGTGACGGTGGGACCCGGGCTAGCGCCCGCTTTGGGAGTGGGAGTGAATACTGCCAAAGAACTGGCAATAAAATACAAAAAAAAACTGGTGGCGGTAAACCATGTGGAGGGGCATATTTTGTCCAACCTGGCAAAAAACAGGAAGGGAAAACCGGAGAGAGAGATCGAGTACCCTGCCCTAGTACTGACGGTTTCGGGAGGACATACCAAGATCATTTTGATGAATCAAAATGATCAATTTTCAATTTCTAATTCTCAATTTTTAAAAAATAAAAAAGTACCAAATAAAATAGGTGGTTTTCAATATCAGGTTGTTGGAGAAACGCTGGATGATGCGGCGGGAGAGGCACTGGATAAGGCAGCAAAATTGATGGGGCTGGGGTATCCCGGAGGGCCGATAATTGAGAGGTTGGCGGAGGGCGGAGACCAGAATTTTCTTGAATTACCCAGACCAATGGCAGACAAAAAGATTCTTGACTACAGTTTTTCGGGGCTGAAAACTAGCTTTTATTACAAGATTAAGGACTGGCCCAAGGATAAGGTGGCCCAAAATTTGCATGACTTGGCGGCAAGCTATCAGGCGGCAGTGTTTGAGATGCTTCTCAGAAAATTTAAACTGGCAATTGAAAAATGTGAGCCAAAAAGTCTGATGGCCTGCGGCGGAGTGATGGCAAATGTGACATTAAGAAAACAATTGCGGATGTTGGCGAGAAAATTTAAGTTGCCGATTTTTATGCCATATACTAAGATTTTGAATACGGATAATGCCGGGATGATTGGGGTGGCGGGATATTTTAAGGCAATGAGGGGTGAGTTTGTAAAAGATATTGAAGGTTTGGACAGAAACCCGAGAGCACAATTAACAATTAAATTTTTGTAATCAGTAATCTGTAATTGGTAATTAAGTCAAAACCCACCCTTTAATTCCCTCCCTTGACCCTCCTACACCATGGCTACGGAGGGGCGAGAGGGAGGGCGGAACATTGCAATCCAAATCCCTCTAAATCTCCCTTTGACAAGGGAGACTTCAAAAACCCCTCACCCATTCGGGAGCTCCCCTTGACCCGCCTGAGGCGGGTAAACCGGCAGGCAGGCCTATCCCCTCCTTTAACCCTCCTACGCCATGGCTACGGAAGGGCGATGGAAAGGGAGAGCACTGCTGATTATCGCGAATGAATAGGGTGTGAGGTGGTTTTGTATTTATTACCGTAATGATTGCCACGCTACGCTCGCAATGACGCGTGGATCCCAATGACAGTTTGTTGAGAAAAAATTTAGCATAGATTTCGGTAAATATGCGGTTTATAGGACAATGGTATAATCGGGATAATCGATAATATGGTGGCAATAATAATTACTTTACTTTATTGGTTTTGGGTGAAGGGCGGGGGCGGATTTAATTTGGGATTTAGTGCCCTTGGTACGATATTTTTTATATGGCTCTTGGTTAAAAAGGGAGAAATAAGAAAGGATAAATATTTGATAGCTTTGTGGCTGATGGGAGTGGCAATAGCCTGGTTTCAGACGTGGAGAAATTTTGAGGGGATAAAAGCTATCAGCGTGGTGACTTTGGTGACGTTGGGCGGGTATTTGTCGGCTTTAGGGAAACAGCCAAAGGCGATAATTGATCTTCAGAGAATAGTGGGCAGTGCCCTCAAAACTATTCCGGATTTTTTTCGGGAACTTTTTGGGTTGGGGACGAAATTTTTGACAATTAAAGTATTTTCCAAAACCAAGGGAGAGAGATGGAATAAAATACTGGCGGGGGCAATCTTGGCGGTACCGATGGTGCTAGTGTTTGGAGGATTGTTTTATAGCGCTGATCCGATTTTTGCCAAACTGATAAACAGTATTAGACTGCCGCAGATAAATATTTCGGAAAAATTAATTGGCGATGTAGTGTCGACAGTAATGGTTTTGGGGATGAGCTTGACGCTGGCTAATTTTCGACTAGCCAAAAGGAGTGAAAACGGCAAAAGGATTAAGGGCGCGGAAGAGATAACAATTGCCGCCGGGGTAGTGGCGGGATTGTTTTTGGTGTTTTCAGCGATACAAATAAGATACTTTGGAATAAGTAGCGATGAACTAAGGGAAATGGGGATAATGTATTCGGAATATACCAGAAAGGGCTATGCAGAAATGCTTTTGGCGGCGGGACTGGCGATAGGATTGGTGTTGTGGCTAGATAAGATGAAAAAGGGAGCGGCAAAAAAAATTGGGCTTGCACTGGTGGCAGAAACGCTTTTGATAGTGATAGCAGCTACAAACAGAAACTATCTTTATCAGGCAGTACACGGGTTTACCAGAGTTAGGCTGATGGGATTTTTGATGTCGGGATGGATGGGAGCAGCGTTACTTTTGGTGGGGTGGAAAATGGTGAAAAGAAAATCGGATAATAGATTTTTTAGGGCGATAATTGGGGTAACGGTGGCGACAGTGCTTCTGGCCAATATAGCCAACATTGACCGAATGGTGGTGAAAAACAGACTGCCGAATTTGGGATATGGGATTGACTATATATATGTTTCGGAATTGTCGTATGACGCACATGAG
The sequence above is a segment of the Candidatus Shapirobacteria bacterium genome. Coding sequences within it:
- a CDS encoding LemA family protein — its product is MKKGLLVLGVIAVFLFLWAISAYNGLVTGNQSVDVQWAQVETQYQRRFDLIPNLVESVKGVLKQEQTIFKDIADARSRYAGATTVDEKSAAATGVESSLGRLLVIMENYPELKSDTTVVRLMDELAGTENRIAVERKRFNETVSEYNLKVIRFPGSLLANLFGFKQRQFFQAQDGADTAPSVKLDITN
- a CDS encoding TPM domain-containing protein; its protein translation is MKPKVLLTLVFVFLFLGVHSVFAKVVLPEYRGYVNDYAEILSPEFEAILNQNLADFESKTKNEIAVATVVSMDDLSVEEYALDLFQKWGIGKKGQDNGLLLLIAPGQRQVRIEVGYGLEPIITDGRAGNILDTEFIPEFKKGNYELGVQNTVNRLEAYLSDPTQIPPDSPEKPSSGNILGIILFLIFTGLPIYFIAYLGRSKEIFTGGIAGAVIGFLVAGLLAGVGFGLLGLLLDYLLSKNFKNLKSSGKPTNFWTTMGGFKGGGFRSGGGGGFGGFGGGRSGGGGSSRGW
- a CDS encoding HD domain-containing protein, with the protein product MKQGDIYKLHKKYSHGKYKKEILEIVWTHSLIVKDISLQIVNHLEEKYGIKTDKKIVEFGALIHDIGFYDCFDDNYKKTCKYLLHGKMGYDILTKEGVSQKKARFALTHTGVGISNEQIEKENLDLPKNNYVPISLEEEIVCYADNFHSKGHPRFNDFEGTLEELNKINPNYGVILKRYREKFGIPDLKQLKEKYREWHRDINEWVEGLK
- the tsaD gene encoding tRNA (adenosine(37)-N6)-threonylcarbamoyltransferase complex transferase subunit TsaD, coding for MIVLAIETSCDDTCAAVLENDRILSNVVSSQINLHAQWGGVVPDIAKRAHMERIMPVVMTALKRAKSLSASPLLPLTREMEKLMNEIDVIAVTVGPGLAPALGVGVNTAKELAIKYKKKLVAVNHVEGHILSNLAKNRKGKPEREIEYPALVLTVSGGHTKIILMNQNDQFSISNSQFLKNKKVPNKIGGFQYQVVGETLDDAAGEALDKAAKLMGLGYPGGPIIERLAEGGDQNFLELPRPMADKKILDYSFSGLKTSFYYKIKDWPKDKVAQNLHDLAASYQAAVFEMLLRKFKLAIEKCEPKSLMACGGVMANVTLRKQLRMLARKFKLPIFMPYTKILNTDNAGMIGVAGYFKAMRGEFVKDIEGLDRNPRAQLTIKFL
- a CDS encoding L-threonylcarbamoyladenylate synthase; translation: MEIIKINDSYEEIIKRTAETIRGGGLVIFPSDTVYILAMDPTNVDATKKLLAFKNRWVGKAISVAVADTKMAKDYVELSENAENIYANLLPGPFTVVSKGKHKMASGIEAENGTLGIRIPDNKYIHDLVTAIGKPVTATSANLSGRTPHYSIESFLKTLSQKKRDMIDLIVDAGKLRFNKPSTVIDATEPEIKILRRGDLITANSKTLISKSEKETGKIAEFILNKSLNQNLPLSPPLTKGGALPLVFGLSGDLGCGKTVFSRSVGKILGVKEKITSPTFVIMNEYDISLKVQKSESLKVGQPVSLKVQKSESLKAGKFLHFDLYRIGGQFELEEIKFWEQFKPGTVACIEWPENMGKENFEKLKKMTNYKAINFEYVNERTRKISYEM
- a CDS encoding DUF4173 domain-containing protein, producing MVAIIITLLYWFWVKGGGGFNLGFSALGTIFFIWLLVKKGEIRKDKYLIALWLMGVAIAWFQTWRNFEGIKAISVVTLVTLGGYLSALGKQPKAIIDLQRIVGSALKTIPDFFRELFGLGTKFLTIKVFSKTKGERWNKILAGAILAVPMVLVFGGLFYSADPIFAKLINSIRLPQINISEKLIGDVVSTVMVLGMSLTLANFRLAKRSENGKRIKGAEEITIAAGVVAGLFLVFSAIQIRYFGISSDELREMGIMYSEYTRKGYAEMLLAAGLAIGLVLWLDKMKKGAAKKIGLALVAETLLIVIAATNRNYLYQAVHGFTRVRLMGFLMSGWMGAALLLVGWKMVKRKSDNRFFRAIIGVTVATVLLANIANIDRMVVKNRLPNLGYGIDYIYVSELSYDAHEIWPWLLDETDEKLRGAPERRWVYYGLRAKADRLKGERERNFANWAGWNGTAVEAEKTMEKLRERLDEEAKEIVISKESET